The following are encoded in a window of Lactobacillus panisapium genomic DNA:
- a CDS encoding rod shape-determining protein has protein sequence MARDIGIDLGTANVLINVSGKGIVLNEPSVVAVNTSTNKVVAVGTEAYKMVGRTPGNIRVIRPLKNGVIADFDITEAMLSYFIEKLNVKGFMSKPNILICAPTGVTSIEQKAIIQAAEKSGGGKVYLDFEPKVAAVGAGLDIFKPQGNIVIDIGGGTTDIAVLSMGEIVTSQSLRYAGDHMNQAVVSYIKNKHNLLIGSRTAEQIKIEIGSAFEPDKEETITVRGRDVVDGLPKQATVSAPEIQEALHDGLMTIIAATKDVLEKTPPELSADIIDRGIMLTGGGALLKNIDKLISYYLKVPVLTADHPLEAVALGTGILLKNIEKHQRH, from the coding sequence AGTTGTCGCCGTTAATACAAGTACGAATAAAGTTGTAGCCGTTGGTACAGAAGCTTATAAAATGGTTGGACGGACACCTGGTAATATTCGGGTAATTCGACCATTAAAAAATGGTGTCATTGCCGATTTTGATATTACAGAGGCGATGCTGTCTTACTTTATTGAAAAGTTAAATGTCAAAGGCTTTATGTCAAAGCCTAACATACTAATTTGTGCGCCAACAGGAGTTACGTCAATTGAGCAAAAGGCGATAATTCAAGCAGCAGAAAAATCCGGTGGCGGTAAGGTCTATTTAGACTTTGAACCTAAGGTTGCTGCTGTAGGTGCTGGCCTTGATATTTTTAAGCCGCAAGGAAACATTGTGATTGATATTGGTGGTGGAACTACTGATATTGCTGTTTTGTCGATGGGTGAAATTGTGACTAGCCAGTCTCTACGCTATGCCGGCGATCATATGAATCAAGCAGTTGTCTCTTATATTAAAAATAAGCACAATCTTTTGATTGGTTCACGTACAGCTGAACAAATTAAAATTGAAATTGGTAGTGCTTTTGAACCGGATAAAGAAGAAACGATTACAGTTCGTGGTAGAGATGTTGTTGATGGTTTACCAAAACAAGCTACTGTTTCAGCTCCTGAAATTCAAGAGGCTCTTCATGATGGTTTAATGACTATTATTGCAGCTACAAAAGATGTTTTAGAGAAAACACCACCAGAACTATCGGCTGATATTATTGACCGTGGCATAATGCTTACTGGTGGTGGAGCGCTACTTAAAAATATTGATAAGCTTATATCGTATTACCTTAAAGTTCCCGTATTAACTGCTGATCATCCGTTAGAAGCTGTGGCATTGGGAACTGGTATTTTACTTAAAAATATTGAAAAGCATCAACGTCATTAG
- the yidD gene encoding membrane protein insertion efficiency factor YidD, translating to MRKLLIFLVKIYQRVISPALPSSCRYYPTCSTYMIDALKKFGPVLGLVMGICRIFRCNPFVRGGVDPVPDKFTIFRNPHPEKYEDEIIAKKFHPYVK from the coding sequence TTGCGTAAGTTACTGATTTTTCTAGTTAAAATTTATCAAAGGGTTATATCACCGGCTTTACCTAGCAGTTGTCGATATTATCCAACATGTTCAACCTATATGATCGATGCACTAAAGAAATTTGGCCCGGTTTTAGGGTTAGTCATGGGAATTTGCCGAATTTTTCGTTGCAATCCATTTGTACGAGGTGGTGTAGATCCCGTGCCAGATAAATTTACTATTTTTCGTAATCCTCATCCAGAAAAATATGAGGATGAAATTATTGCTAAAAAATTTCATCCGTATGTGAAGTAG
- a CDS encoding DUF2969 domain-containing protein has translation MSRKPENINVEINELKGKENPTWEVVIPNKKAIGLIEKISGRYRATTGKTNSVLYSKSLESSINDLLSYFALHEK, from the coding sequence ATGTCAAGAAAACCAGAGAATATAAACGTAGAAATAAACGAGTTAAAAGGAAAGGAAAATCCAACTTGGGAAGTCGTAATTCCTAATAAAAAGGCGATTGGCTTGATTGAAAAAATTTCTGGTCGCTATCGCGCCACAACTGGAAAAACTAACAGTGTCTTGTATTCCAAGAGCTTAGAAAGTAGTATCAATGATCTGCTTTCTTACTTTGCTTTACACGAAAAATAG
- a CDS encoding FtsW/RodA/SpoVE family cell cycle protein: protein MVKVQNKTDLFDQIAWNIVIPVLILAAIGLYSIYFAAVDDPSHMGSPLKAVLMQGLWYVISLVIVVFVIQFDAEQLFRIAPYVYGFGIILLIAVLFFYNRSIAADAGAKSWFKLGPISFQPSEVMKPAFILMLARVVHEHNQKMAHTIKNDWLLIGKMIAWLFPIAILLKLQNDFGTMLVFIAIVGGVILVSGISWKIITPMFVAVFILGAVTIFMVTTAGGQSFLSHFFQPYQFRRIMSWLNPSTDTSKAAYQLWQSMQAIGSGQIFGNGFGNLSVYVPVRGSDMVYSVIGESLGFVGSVAVILLYLYLIIQMVRITFDTKNAFYSYVSTGVIMMILFHVFENIGMSIDLLPLTGIPLPFISQGGSALIGNMIGIGMILSMKFHNKDYMFSQAGDF, encoded by the coding sequence ATGGTAAAAGTACAAAATAAAACAGATCTTTTTGATCAGATAGCATGGAACATTGTGATTCCAGTTTTAATTCTTGCCGCAATTGGACTTTATTCTATCTATTTTGCTGCAGTTGATGATCCTAGTCATATGGGTAGTCCACTAAAGGCCGTATTAATGCAGGGATTATGGTATGTTATCTCGTTAGTAATTGTTGTCTTTGTGATTCAGTTTGACGCAGAGCAATTGTTTAGAATTGCACCATACGTGTATGGCTTTGGGATAATACTTCTCATTGCAGTTTTATTCTTTTATAACCGTAGTATCGCGGCTGATGCGGGGGCAAAGAGCTGGTTTAAGCTCGGACCAATTTCTTTTCAGCCTTCGGAGGTTATGAAGCCAGCATTTATCTTAATGTTGGCACGAGTTGTTCATGAGCATAACCAAAAGATGGCACATACAATAAAAAACGATTGGCTACTCATTGGTAAAATGATTGCCTGGCTTTTTCCAATTGCAATTTTGCTAAAATTACAAAATGACTTTGGAACTATGTTAGTATTTATTGCTATTGTTGGTGGCGTTATACTCGTTTCAGGAATATCGTGGAAAATTATCACGCCCATGTTTGTAGCCGTCTTTATCTTAGGAGCAGTAACTATTTTTATGGTTACTACTGCTGGGGGACAGTCTTTTCTTAGCCATTTCTTTCAGCCGTATCAGTTTAGGCGGATTATGTCTTGGCTTAATCCTTCTACTGATACTTCAAAAGCAGCCTATCAGTTGTGGCAGAGCATGCAGGCAATTGGTTCTGGACAGATTTTTGGCAATGGCTTTGGCAATTTAAGCGTATATGTTCCAGTTCGCGGCTCCGATATGGTTTATTCTGTTATTGGTGAATCCCTTGGCTTTGTAGGTAGTGTTGCAGTTATATTATTATACTTATATTTGATTATTCAAATGGTTCGCATTACTTTTGATACTAAAAATGCTTTTTATTCTTATGTTTCTACAGGGGTGATTATGATGATCTTATTTCACGTCTTTGAGAACATTGGGATGAGCATTGATTTACTGCCCTTAACCGGTATACCTTTACCATTTATTTCGCAGGGAGGATCAGCCTTAATTGGCAACATGATTGGAATTGGAATGATTCTTTCAATGAAATTTCATAATAAGGATTACATGTTCAGCCAGGCTGGTGACTTTTAA